One window from the genome of Bacillus kexueae encodes:
- the sucA gene encoding 2-oxoglutarate dehydrogenase E1 component, producing the protein MEQQSGSRVHPWQHFHGPNLGYVMELYEQYLQDPSSIDEELRGMFDAWGAPQVSNEEGTTISQAEQMTYSIQKLQKVASAVKLAEDIRTYGHLNASIYPMGIKPEYRDVVDLYRYGLSMEDLIEIPAKILCPNAPDHVKNGVQAIEYLKEVYTKTIAFEFQHVHEIEEKQWLNEMVESGQIFRDLSDEKRLSLLKRLSEVEGFESFLHRTFVGQKRFSIEGLDMLVPMLDELIQEAVQHGTNNINIGMAHRGRLSVLAHVLGKPYELIFSEFQHAPNKELVPSEGSIGINYGWSGDVKYHLGADKQIKEENTVRARLTLANNPSHLEFIDPIVEGYTRAAQDDRSKKGYPVQDEKKSMAVLIHGDAAFPGEGVVAETLNLSQLTGYKTGGTIHIIANNMIGFTTESRDSRSTKYASDLAKGFEIPIIHVNADDPEACLAAIYIAHLYRQKFHKDFLIDLIGYRRYGHNEMDEPLATNPLLYGKIQKHDTIRKIYADQLVASNVTTADAVKEMQEEIESKLKEAYEKVPKKSDVVEDIHVPETVSCGLPKLQTGVEEEILNQVNEDLIKLPDGFNAFKKLQRILERRSKVYDSERKVDWSLAEAFAFATILKDGTPIRLTGQDSERGTFAHRHLVLHDTETGALYSPLHEMRDANASFAIHNSPLSEVSVLGFEYGYNVFSPETLVLWEAQFGDFANVAQVMFDQFISAGRAKWGQKSGLVMLLPHGFEGQGPEHSSGRLERYLQLAAENNWTVANVTSAAQYFHILRRQAAVLTREEVRPLIIMTPKSLLRNPHTVSDVQELVNGSFELIVEQNGLGEKPEEVKRLVLCTGKIAIDLADRVAKESSLDWLHIARVEQLYPFPKKGLERLFSRFPNLEEIVWVQEEPKNMGAWIFMDPQLREMAPKGVDVKYIGRERRSSPAEGDPNVHKKEQNRILTEALTTKALTRN; encoded by the coding sequence ATGGAACAACAATCAGGTAGTCGCGTCCATCCATGGCAACATTTTCACGGTCCGAATTTAGGATATGTCATGGAACTTTATGAACAGTATTTACAAGACCCAAGTTCGATTGATGAAGAACTTCGCGGGATGTTTGATGCTTGGGGGGCTCCACAAGTTTCAAACGAAGAGGGGACAACGATTTCCCAAGCAGAACAAATGACGTACAGTATTCAAAAACTACAAAAAGTCGCATCTGCGGTTAAACTTGCAGAAGATATCCGTACATATGGTCATTTGAATGCTTCTATTTATCCGATGGGTATTAAGCCAGAATATCGGGATGTCGTTGATTTATATCGATATGGACTTTCTATGGAAGATTTAATCGAAATTCCAGCAAAGATATTATGTCCAAATGCTCCTGACCATGTTAAAAACGGGGTTCAGGCGATTGAATATTTAAAAGAAGTGTATACGAAAACCATTGCTTTTGAATTTCAGCACGTTCATGAAATTGAAGAAAAACAGTGGTTAAATGAAATGGTGGAATCAGGACAAATCTTCCGAGATCTATCCGATGAAAAACGTCTTTCCTTATTAAAGCGACTTTCAGAAGTTGAAGGATTTGAAAGTTTCTTACACCGTACATTTGTTGGACAAAAGCGCTTTTCTATTGAAGGACTCGACATGCTCGTTCCGATGTTAGATGAATTAATTCAAGAAGCGGTTCAACATGGAACGAATAATATTAATATTGGTATGGCTCACCGTGGACGCTTAAGTGTGCTCGCTCATGTCCTTGGAAAGCCTTATGAATTAATTTTCTCAGAATTCCAACATGCTCCAAATAAAGAGCTCGTTCCTTCAGAAGGTTCTATTGGCATCAACTACGGCTGGAGCGGAGACGTAAAATATCATTTAGGTGCAGATAAGCAGATTAAAGAAGAAAATACGGTTCGTGCTCGTTTAACGTTAGCGAATAATCCGAGCCATTTAGAATTTATTGATCCGATTGTAGAAGGATATACGAGAGCGGCGCAAGACGATCGTTCGAAGAAAGGATATCCTGTTCAAGATGAAAAGAAATCAATGGCCGTACTCATTCACGGGGATGCTGCATTTCCAGGTGAAGGTGTAGTCGCCGAAACGTTGAATCTAAGTCAATTAACGGGCTACAAAACAGGTGGAACGATCCATATTATCGCTAATAATATGATTGGTTTCACGACTGAAAGCAGAGATTCAAGATCAACGAAATACGCGAGTGACTTAGCGAAAGGGTTTGAAATCCCAATTATCCATGTAAATGCAGACGATCCGGAAGCATGCTTAGCTGCGATCTATATTGCGCATTTATATCGCCAAAAGTTTCATAAAGATTTCTTAATCGATTTAATTGGATACCGTCGTTACGGACATAATGAAATGGATGAGCCATTGGCAACGAATCCATTATTATATGGAAAGATTCAAAAGCATGACACTATCCGAAAAATTTATGCGGATCAATTAGTCGCTTCAAACGTTACGACTGCTGATGCCGTCAAAGAAATGCAAGAAGAAATCGAAAGTAAGCTCAAGGAAGCTTATGAAAAAGTACCTAAGAAAAGTGATGTAGTTGAGGATATTCACGTTCCTGAAACAGTAAGTTGTGGACTACCAAAATTACAGACCGGTGTAGAAGAAGAGATTTTAAATCAAGTAAATGAAGATTTAATTAAGCTGCCGGATGGATTTAATGCATTTAAAAAGCTTCAACGAATTTTAGAACGTCGTTCAAAAGTATATGATTCTGAGCGTAAAGTTGATTGGTCATTAGCAGAAGCGTTTGCCTTTGCAACGATTTTAAAAGATGGAACGCCGATTCGTCTTACTGGACAAGACTCAGAGCGTGGAACGTTTGCTCATCGTCATCTTGTATTGCATGATACAGAAACAGGTGCATTATATTCTCCATTACATGAAATGAGAGATGCGAACGCGTCATTTGCGATTCATAATTCACCGTTATCAGAAGTATCCGTTTTAGGATTTGAATACGGCTATAACGTCTTTTCTCCTGAAACATTAGTACTATGGGAAGCGCAATTTGGCGACTTCGCAAACGTAGCGCAAGTAATGTTTGATCAATTTATTTCGGCAGGACGCGCGAAGTGGGGACAAAAATCTGGACTCGTAATGCTATTACCACATGGATTTGAAGGGCAAGGGCCAGAGCATTCAAGTGGCCGTTTGGAGCGATATTTACAGCTAGCAGCTGAGAATAACTGGACGGTAGCGAATGTAACGAGCGCAGCGCAATACTTCCACATTTTACGCCGACAAGCAGCTGTGCTAACACGTGAGGAAGTAAGACCTTTAATCATCATGACTCCGAAAAGCTTATTGCGAAATCCACATACCGTATCAGATGTTCAAGAGCTTGTAAATGGTTCATTTGAATTGATTGTGGAGCAGAACGGGTTAGGCGAGAAGCCTGAAGAAGTGAAGAGACTTGTATTATGTACGGGCAAAATTGCGATTGACTTAGCGGATCGAGTTGCGAAAGAATCATCACTAGACTGGCTTCACATTGCACGAGTCGAGCAATTATATCCATTCCCGAAAAAAGGACTTGAGCGATTGTTCAGTCGTTTCCCGAACTTAGAAGAAATTGTTTGGGTACAAGAGGAACCGAAAAATATGGGTGCTTGGATTTTTATGGACCCACAATTAAGAGAAATGGCACCTAAGGGAGTCGATGTAAAATACATCGGAAGAGAAAGACGTTCGTCTCCAGCTGAAGGAGATCCAAATGTTCATAAAAAAGAACAAAACCGAATTCTAACAGAAGCATTAACAACTAAAGCGCTAACACGGAATTAA
- a CDS encoding vWA domain-containing protein — protein sequence MRFIKFNDEVVDSFAFMELIDLAKALTKDTEVEVKFGVQSYYHPVEKNIYVTHFWNHRPLKDKMYGLKTDVYLRSLGSYFDTDFTVMESFLKKVKQSPLQNFARQLFMMLEDQRLEDEIVRLRPGTKKAFEARRRMYRKYYETQLKANLDRSVYTDALFNGLYLLLNATSPLEELPPIEEKIDLVVPFLKQQLTRSFDAASTLDINDIVLETIEVLEEVLSKDLFSSYFILPELDLIEESSGLTFDDLKRKDGLSNDDVLKDAKEGDEDVHEDKLPTWHRETSKPTKSFLQFDLEHGTKTDILGEGTAREGDSHDQALGLVHGRSQQTSQNDYSELEADRLYEDTDEAAGKSSYGKENKYATALTKDILPVTVQDKQKYDTYKKEIITYQKKLKNIIQKMLEHKKQRPKTDYHYGRLSKKLVRLFTEENPRMFYKKEHPSSEIDAVFTLLVDCSASMFDKMEETKRGITLFHEALKSVLVPHEIIGFWEDTQDATETYQPNYFQHVIKFETSSQPSKGPEIVQLEPQEDNRDGFAIRHMTKRLQRRTEKQKFLIVFSDGEPAAFGYEQNGIVDTHEAVLEARKAGIECINIFLSNGEVEESVRKTIENIYGNYSIIVPDINELPDILFPLLKKLLQKSIIM from the coding sequence ATGAGATTTATTAAATTTAATGACGAAGTCGTCGATTCTTTTGCTTTTATGGAACTAATTGATCTAGCAAAAGCATTGACGAAAGATACCGAAGTTGAGGTGAAATTTGGGGTACAGTCCTATTATCACCCGGTTGAAAAAAATATTTACGTCACCCATTTTTGGAATCATCGGCCCTTAAAGGATAAAATGTATGGTTTAAAGACCGATGTCTATCTTCGTAGCCTTGGGAGTTATTTTGACACCGACTTTACAGTAATGGAATCGTTTTTAAAGAAAGTAAAGCAATCACCTTTACAAAATTTCGCCCGGCAGCTGTTTATGATGTTAGAAGATCAACGACTTGAAGATGAAATAGTGCGTCTAAGACCCGGAACAAAAAAAGCGTTTGAGGCTAGAAGGCGCATGTACCGAAAGTATTATGAAACACAATTAAAAGCGAACTTGGACCGCAGTGTTTATACAGACGCATTATTTAATGGTCTATACCTATTGTTAAATGCGACATCACCTTTGGAAGAATTGCCTCCAATAGAAGAAAAAATTGATTTAGTAGTGCCATTTTTAAAACAGCAACTTACTCGTTCATTTGATGCAGCATCGACACTGGATATAAATGACATTGTTTTAGAAACAATTGAAGTGCTAGAAGAAGTTCTTTCCAAAGATCTGTTTAGCTCATACTTTATTTTACCTGAACTCGATTTAATAGAAGAATCGAGCGGTTTAACGTTTGATGATTTAAAACGAAAAGATGGGTTAAGTAATGATGATGTATTGAAGGATGCGAAAGAAGGGGACGAAGATGTTCATGAAGATAAGCTTCCAACTTGGCATCGGGAAACGAGTAAACCAACAAAAAGCTTTCTACAATTTGATTTAGAACACGGGACGAAAACAGATATTTTAGGAGAAGGAACGGCTCGAGAAGGCGATTCTCATGACCAAGCACTCGGGTTAGTACATGGGCGTAGTCAGCAGACTTCTCAAAATGATTATTCAGAACTGGAGGCTGATCGTCTGTATGAAGATACAGATGAGGCTGCAGGAAAATCCTCTTATGGGAAGGAAAACAAGTATGCAACTGCCTTAACGAAGGACATTTTGCCCGTAACCGTCCAAGATAAGCAAAAGTATGATACGTACAAAAAAGAAATCATTACCTACCAAAAAAAGTTGAAAAACATCATCCAAAAAATGTTGGAACACAAAAAGCAACGACCGAAAACAGATTATCATTACGGTCGCTTAAGCAAGAAGCTCGTCCGCCTTTTCACTGAAGAAAACCCGAGAATGTTTTACAAAAAAGAACATCCATCTTCCGAAATTGATGCAGTTTTTACATTATTAGTCGATTGTTCAGCATCGATGTTTGATAAAATGGAGGAAACGAAACGAGGTATTACTCTCTTTCATGAAGCGCTAAAAAGCGTTTTAGTGCCTCATGAAATCATCGGCTTTTGGGAGGATACTCAAGATGCAACGGAGACGTATCAACCGAACTATTTTCAACATGTGATTAAATTTGAAACATCTTCTCAACCTTCTAAAGGTCCAGAAATCGTACAATTAGAGCCGCAAGAAGATAATCGTGATGGTTTTGCTATTCGGCACATGACGAAACGACTTCAAAGGAGAACAGAAAAGCAAAAGTTTTTGATTGTATTTTCTGATGGTGAGCCTGCAGCTTTTGGTTATGAACAAAATGGAATCGTTGATACGCATGAAGCGGTTCTTGAAGCAAGGAAGGCTGGTATTGAATGCATTAATATCTTCTTGTCCAATGGGGAAGTAGAAGAAAGTGTCCGAAAAACCATTGAAAATATATATGGAAACTACAGTATCATCGTTCCAGATATTAATGAGTTGCCAGATATTTTATTCCCATTATTAAAGAAACTGTTACAAAAAAGTATTATCATGTAA
- a CDS encoding ATP-binding protein has product MSQFVQTLPEEIQKMIQERYQSNQSSEEQRLIGAGGYVAQDSKILEDALIALSLGKNVLLKGPTGSGKTKLAETLSATYSQPMHSINCSVDLDAEALLGYKTIDYVDEKQVISFVEGPVIKAMKQGHLLYIDEINMAKPETLPILNGVLDYRKTITNPFTGEVIRAKEGFGVIAAINEGYVGTVPLNEALKNRFVIIDVPYISGVTLKKVIQAQSKLSNEQLIEQFVTLSTDIIGQVQNGQMSEEAASIRALLDTCDLAVYIPPKRAIERGIIGKLEDEREKAAIRNVAETIFE; this is encoded by the coding sequence ATGAGTCAATTCGTACAAACATTACCTGAAGAGATTCAAAAAATGATTCAGGAGCGATATCAATCAAATCAAAGCTCTGAAGAACAAAGACTGATCGGAGCAGGAGGATATGTTGCTCAAGATTCAAAAATATTAGAAGATGCATTAATTGCATTATCGCTCGGAAAAAATGTTTTATTAAAAGGACCTACAGGTTCTGGAAAGACAAAGTTAGCGGAAACGTTATCCGCAACATACTCTCAGCCGATGCATAGCATCAACTGTTCGGTTGATTTAGATGCGGAAGCATTATTAGGTTATAAAACAATTGACTATGTTGATGAGAAGCAAGTCATCTCATTTGTCGAAGGACCGGTTATTAAAGCGATGAAGCAAGGGCACTTACTCTATATAGATGAGATTAATATGGCAAAGCCAGAGACACTCCCGATTCTAAATGGAGTACTAGACTACCGTAAAACGATTACCAATCCGTTTACTGGGGAAGTCATACGAGCGAAAGAAGGGTTTGGAGTCATTGCTGCAATTAACGAAGGGTATGTTGGAACCGTACCGTTGAATGAAGCGTTGAAAAATCGCTTTGTTATTATCGACGTTCCTTATATTTCGGGGGTCACACTAAAAAAAGTTATCCAAGCCCAATCAAAGCTTTCCAATGAACAATTGATTGAGCAGTTTGTCACATTATCTACCGATATAATTGGACAAGTTCAAAATGGACAAATGTCAGAAGAAGCGGCATCTATTCGCGCATTGTTAGATACATGTGATTTAGCTGTATACATTCCACCGAAACGAGCAATTGAACGAGGAATCATTGGGAAATTAGAAGACGAGAGAGAAAAAGCGGCAATTCGAAATGTTGCAGAAACAATCTTTGAGTGA
- a CDS encoding AAA family ATPase, which yields MNQTGTLYFFCGKMGAGKSTKSIQLAKDKHAVLLSEDEWLSSLFPNQIKTFDDYLKFSLQIKPLVKKHVQNILSVGTDVVMDFPANTKKQREWFLDMASGVNACHQLIYLNVKNEQCLRQIERRRTEQPERAPFDTEAMFFRVTKFFEAPEASEGLNILELCGDEWQKG from the coding sequence TTGAATCAAACAGGAACGCTATACTTTTTCTGCGGAAAAATGGGCGCAGGAAAATCAACGAAATCAATACAGTTAGCGAAGGATAAACATGCGGTACTCTTATCGGAGGATGAGTGGCTTTCATCTCTGTTTCCCAATCAAATCAAAACCTTTGATGATTATTTGAAATTTTCACTGCAAATCAAGCCATTGGTGAAAAAACATGTCCAAAACATATTAAGTGTCGGTACAGATGTTGTAATGGATTTCCCGGCTAATACGAAAAAACAGCGGGAGTGGTTTTTGGATATGGCATCAGGGGTTAATGCATGCCACCAACTAATATATCTGAATGTAAAGAACGAACAATGCTTACGACAAATTGAACGAAGGCGTACTGAACAACCCGAAAGAGCACCTTTTGATACGGAAGCAATGTTTTTCCGTGTTACGAAATTTTTTGAAGCACCTGAAGCATCAGAAGGTTTAAATATACTAGAGTTATGTGGAGATGAATGGCAAAAAGGGTAA
- a CDS encoding LysM peptidoglycan-binding domain-containing protein — protein MKRKIIGLTTSAVLGSTMITTIASADSIKVKSGDTLWSLSQKYNTSVSSLKSVNGLTTDFLYVGQVLQIPGQNNNETTTSTVKQETPTETTSTNKTYTVKKGDSLWLIANKHSVSVQQLKEWNALSSDVIYPGQTLKLNKTEGQTPAESSQSNTTENKQSSNKEVSNTYTVKQGDSLWKIASSLNVSVQQLKSMNQLSSDTIYPGQVLKVTTTVVDSPTPSEKQTQTEQQTDTITNGKVLLMINEAKKLTGTPYKWGGNTPSGFDCSGFIYYVMNKVTSISRLSTAGYWNVMTEVKEPSVGDFVYFETYKEGPSHMGIYLGNQQFIHASSSGVMISSLTNSYWKERYLGAKRYFQ, from the coding sequence ATGAAGCGGAAAATAATCGGACTAACAACATCAGCTGTACTTGGTTCTACAATGATTACCACCATCGCATCTGCAGATAGTATTAAAGTAAAGTCTGGTGATACGCTTTGGAGTTTGTCTCAAAAGTACAATACGTCAGTGTCCTCATTAAAATCAGTTAACGGCCTTACAACTGATTTCTTGTATGTAGGACAAGTACTTCAAATTCCTGGGCAAAACAACAATGAAACGACAACAAGTACTGTGAAACAAGAAACACCAACTGAAACGACTTCAACAAATAAAACATATACTGTGAAAAAAGGGGACTCGCTCTGGTTAATTGCCAACAAGCACTCCGTTTCAGTTCAACAATTAAAAGAATGGAATGCATTGTCTTCTGATGTCATTTATCCTGGGCAGACGCTAAAGCTGAATAAGACAGAAGGTCAGACGCCAGCGGAGTCAAGTCAGTCGAATACAACAGAAAACAAGCAATCATCTAATAAGGAAGTATCGAATACATATACGGTGAAACAAGGTGATTCGCTATGGAAAATCGCTTCTTCATTAAATGTATCTGTTCAGCAGCTTAAATCTATGAATCAATTAAGCTCAGACACTATTTATCCAGGACAAGTATTAAAAGTAACAACAACGGTTGTTGATTCGCCTACACCAAGTGAAAAGCAAACTCAAACTGAACAACAAACCGATACGATTACAAACGGTAAAGTTCTGTTGATGATTAATGAGGCAAAAAAACTCACCGGCACTCCTTATAAGTGGGGAGGGAATACTCCATCTGGATTTGATTGTAGCGGCTTTATTTATTACGTAATGAATAAAGTAACATCGATCTCTCGTTTGTCTACTGCTGGGTATTGGAACGTAATGACAGAAGTGAAAGAGCCTTCTGTTGGAGACTTTGTTTATTTTGAAACGTATAAAGAAGGCCCTTCACATATGGGAATTTATTTAGGGAATCAGCAATTCATTCATGCTAGTTCTAGCGGTGTGATGATTTCTAGCTTAACGAATTCCTATTGGAAGGAACGGTACTTAGGAGCAAAACGTTATTTTCAATAA
- a CDS encoding MFS transporter gives MWRNRNVWIVLSGELIAGLGLWLGIIGNLEFMQQNIPSDFKKSVILFIGLLAGVVVGPLAGNVIDRYSKKAILVYASLGRMVSVLFMFWAIAEQEIFFMVLFLIVIQISAAFYFPALQAVIPMIVEEKEILDLNRVHMNVGTISRIAGTALAGFLLTIVSLSTLYVGSMVAYFALFVATFYLQVPEEEQNKSKKKEKTSFVEVFPILKQNDIALRAVILMIVPIIFIGGFNLMVIELSEWHQEASMKGMIYTVEGIGFLLGAFLVKRLTEVVDHEKLMLLFAIFISIAHLLLFYSEYKSTIYISFAVFGISAGCFFPIVTTILQTKVDRAYHGRLFSFRSMYDRILFQIVLLLTGLFLDTIGLQKMVLLFGLFSLFTVSFVYYQKRFLTNAVAKKV, from the coding sequence ATGTGGAGAAATAGAAATGTATGGATAGTATTATCGGGTGAGCTCATTGCTGGATTAGGTTTATGGCTTGGAATCATCGGTAACTTAGAATTTATGCAGCAAAATATACCATCCGATTTCAAGAAATCGGTTATTTTATTTATTGGCCTTTTAGCTGGAGTAGTGGTCGGTCCGCTAGCTGGAAACGTAATTGATCGCTACTCCAAAAAAGCAATACTTGTGTACGCAAGCTTAGGGCGTATGGTTAGTGTATTATTTATGTTTTGGGCGATTGCGGAACAAGAAATCTTTTTTATGGTTTTATTTTTAATTGTCATTCAAATTTCAGCAGCCTTTTACTTTCCTGCATTGCAAGCTGTCATTCCCATGATTGTAGAGGAGAAAGAAATCCTTGATTTAAATCGTGTTCATATGAATGTCGGGACTATCTCACGTATTGCTGGAACGGCTTTGGCTGGATTTCTTCTAACGATTGTAAGTCTTTCTACTTTATATGTAGGTTCAATGGTTGCCTATTTTGCACTTTTTGTTGCGACATTTTATTTGCAAGTACCAGAAGAAGAACAGAATAAATCGAAAAAGAAAGAAAAAACATCTTTTGTCGAGGTTTTTCCTATATTGAAACAAAACGATATTGCACTTCGCGCGGTGATATTAATGATTGTCCCAATTATCTTCATTGGCGGATTTAATTTAATGGTCATTGAATTAAGTGAATGGCATCAAGAAGCCTCAATGAAAGGGATGATCTATACTGTTGAAGGAATTGGCTTTTTATTAGGGGCATTTCTCGTTAAACGGTTAACAGAAGTTGTTGACCATGAGAAGTTAATGCTTCTATTCGCCATATTTATTTCCATTGCGCATCTACTATTATTCTATAGTGAATACAAGTCCACAATATATATTTCCTTTGCGGTATTTGGAATCTCAGCGGGATGTTTTTTCCCAATCGTAACGACCATCTTACAAACAAAAGTAGATCGTGCTTATCATGGACGTCTCTTTTCATTTAGAAGTATGTATGATCGAATATTGTTCCAAATCGTTTTGTTATTAACAGGTTTATTTTTAGATACAATTGGACTTCAAAAGATGGTGTTGTTATTTGGTTTGTTTTCGCTATTTACTGTTTCTTTCGTTTATTATCAAAAACGTTTCCTGACAAATGCGGTTGCCAAAAAAGTATAA
- a CDS encoding MATE family efflux transporter translates to MKITNSLKEKVLQFFVIFTPIFITQISLYAMNFFDTMMSGRVSSADLAGVAIGSSIWVPVYTGLSGILLAITPIVAQLVGAKKENEVSNSVFQGIYLSLFLSVIILIMGFVTIDWILGLMDLTDSVNRIAKGYLIALSFGIFPLFANTVFRSFIDALGQTRVTMVITLTSLPVNILFNYVFIFGAFFIPSFGGIGAGIASAITYWFIFGLSFYIVKKKDPFCRFRIFEAFKPVSMAKWKEILQVGVPIGLSIFFETSIFAAVTLFMSNYDTVTIASHQAALNFASMMYMLPLSISMALTIVVGFEVGGRRWRDAKQYSVIGIAFAVLLSIVTAAIIYFLRSPIAGLYTTEEAVLYLTQQFLLYAIFFQLSDAIQAPIQGVLRGYKDVNVTFIMSLISYWVIGLPVGFILANETTLGPFGYWVGLITGLAVGAICLSFRLKIVQKKFQTINEGAAL, encoded by the coding sequence ATGAAGATAACTAATTCTTTAAAGGAAAAAGTCCTGCAGTTTTTCGTGATTTTTACACCCATTTTCATCACCCAGATTAGTTTATATGCAATGAATTTCTTTGATACGATGATGTCTGGTCGTGTCAGTTCGGCCGATTTAGCTGGAGTCGCCATCGGATCAAGCATATGGGTTCCCGTATATACAGGATTGAGCGGTATTTTACTTGCAATCACCCCGATAGTCGCCCAATTAGTTGGAGCCAAAAAAGAAAACGAAGTATCAAATTCTGTCTTTCAAGGAATCTATTTATCACTCTTTTTGTCTGTTATTATTTTAATTATGGGTTTCGTGACGATCGATTGGATACTTGGTTTAATGGATTTAACAGATTCCGTAAACCGAATTGCGAAAGGATACTTGATTGCACTATCATTTGGTATCTTCCCTTTATTTGCAAACACCGTATTTAGAAGTTTTATTGATGCGCTAGGACAGACGCGTGTGACGATGGTCATTACCTTAACATCGCTACCTGTTAATATACTGTTTAATTATGTTTTTATTTTCGGAGCGTTTTTCATTCCTAGCTTCGGTGGGATTGGTGCGGGAATTGCTTCTGCAATTACGTACTGGTTTATTTTCGGTTTATCCTTTTATATTGTAAAGAAAAAAGATCCCTTCTGTCGCTTCCGTATTTTTGAAGCATTTAAACCTGTATCGATGGCGAAATGGAAAGAAATTTTACAAGTCGGAGTGCCTATTGGCCTTTCAATCTTTTTTGAAACGAGTATCTTCGCTGCTGTTACGTTATTCATGAGCAACTACGATACTGTGACGATCGCTTCCCATCAGGCAGCGTTAAATTTTGCCTCCATGATGTATATGCTTCCATTAAGTATATCAATGGCATTAACGATTGTAGTGGGCTTTGAAGTGGGCGGCAGAAGGTGGAGAGATGCGAAACAATATTCAGTCATTGGAATCGCATTTGCAGTTCTCTTATCCATTGTAACAGCTGCGATTATTTACTTTTTACGTTCACCGATTGCAGGCCTTTATACAACAGAAGAAGCTGTTTTATATTTAACGCAACAGTTCCTTTTATACGCCATTTTCTTCCAGCTTTCTGATGCGATTCAAGCACCCATTCAGGGCGTACTTAGAGGATATAAAGACGTGAATGTCACTTTCATTATGTCTTTAATTTCTTATTGGGTTATCGGTTTACCTGTTGGATTTATTCTTGCAAATGAAACAACACTCGGCCCATTTGGTTATTGGGTCGGTTTAATAACTGGTTTAGCCGTTGGAGCCATTTGTTTATCTTTCCGTTTGAAAATCGTACAAAAAAAGTTTCAGACTATAAACGAAGGGGCTGCTTTATAA
- the bshB2 gene encoding bacillithiol biosynthesis deacetylase BshB2 produces the protein MEERLLVILPHPDDEAFGVAGFIALKRKENVPVTYACCTLGEMGRNMGNPIIANRETLRNIRKQELEEVAKVLDIKDLRMLGYRDKTLEFEDDEKLSNHFYDIIQDVKPTHIVTFYPGYAVHPDHDACGAAVIRAVEKMEAHLRPTVYCLAFSNDRFEHIGHPDVEIDIKEVADIKLEAIKAHKSQTFWLVQNIQFDQRLQQMLEKEVFWTYKFD, from the coding sequence ATGGAAGAACGATTATTAGTTATCTTGCCCCATCCGGACGATGAGGCGTTTGGCGTCGCTGGGTTTATCGCTTTAAAACGAAAAGAAAACGTGCCTGTTACGTATGCATGCTGTACTTTAGGAGAAATGGGGAGAAATATGGGAAACCCCATCATTGCTAATCGGGAAACGTTACGAAATATTCGAAAGCAGGAGTTGGAAGAAGTCGCGAAAGTTCTTGATATTAAAGATTTACGAATGTTAGGATATCGAGATAAAACGTTGGAGTTTGAAGATGATGAAAAACTTTCCAATCATTTTTATGACATTATCCAAGATGTGAAACCAACGCATATTGTGACATTTTATCCAGGCTATGCTGTTCATCCTGATCACGATGCGTGCGGTGCAGCTGTCATTCGTGCGGTTGAAAAAATGGAAGCACATTTACGTCCAACTGTTTATTGTCTAGCTTTTTCCAATGACCGCTTTGAGCATATTGGACACCCAGATGTTGAAATTGACATAAAAGAAGTAGCTGACATAAAGCTTGAAGCCATTAAAGCGCATAAGTCACAGACATTTTGGCTTGTTCAAAATATTCAATTTGATCAACGATTACAACAAATGTTAGAGAAAGAAGTGTTTTGGACGTACAAGTTCGATTAA